One stretch of Hevea brasiliensis isolate MT/VB/25A 57/8 chromosome 12, ASM3005281v1, whole genome shotgun sequence DNA includes these proteins:
- the LOC131171247 gene encoding uncharacterized protein LOC131171247, protein MEKTVTQVLKLLERVAYHNYEWTNEREDTRRIAKILEVDALKECSAILQNKLPPKLKDPRSFSIPCLIGNMKIDKALYDLGASSVKYLVGILENIPIKVRKFFIPVDFVVLKMEKDVQIPIILGRPFLTTAEAIIDVKNGRLTLKVGDEDVEFNLFKAVKHKLKPDECLKVNITDKLVEEELHKTHPEDPLEACIMHCHTTDNENTEITAFAQSLEASLSLPLAQAL, encoded by the exons ATGGAGAAAACAGTAACACAAGTTCTTAAACTTCTAGAGAGGGTCGCCTATCATAACTATGAGTGGACAAATGAAAGGGAAGACACAAGAAGAATAGCAAAGATCCTAGAAGTGGATGCCTTAA aggaatgcagtgccatattgcAAAATAAGCTGCCACCAAAGTTGAAGGATCCAAGAAGCTTTTCCATACCTTGTCTTATTGGCAACATGAAGATAGACAAGGCACTCTATGATCTAGGTGCAAGT TCTGTCAAGTACCTGGTGGGCATCCTAGAAAACATCCCCATCAAGGTGAGAAAATTCTTCATCCCTGTTGATTTTGTTGTCCTAAAAATGGAAAAGGAtgtccaaattcctatcatcctgggaagaccTTTCTTGACAACCGCCGAAGCTATCATAGATGTTAAAAATGGGCGGTTAACACTCAAGGTAGGAGATGAAGATGTGGAATTTAACCTGTTCAAAGCAGTAAAGCATAAACttaaacctgatgaatgcttaaaGGTTAACATAACTGATAAGCTAGTTGAAGAGGAATTGCACAAAACACATCCTGAAGATCCTTTAGAAGCATGCATAATGCACTGCCACACAACAGATAATGAAAACACAGAAATTACAGCTTTTGCACAATCTTTAGAAGCTAGCCTATCTCTACCCTTAGCTCAAGCTCTCTAA